A DNA window from Nitrospira sp. contains the following coding sequences:
- a CDS encoding Fructose-1,6-bisphosphatase class 1 (MaGe:77310272) yields MGQFPLTLSRFIIRSQASHPGATGEFSSLLSQIGLVGKIIAQDLRRAGLINILGTTGQTNVQGETVKKLDEIANDTFLRAFQGNGLVCALGSEEMAQMVLLPENWPQGKYMLLFDPLDGSSNTDCNMPLGSVFSVLKHTRTDRPPMESDLLKKGTEQVAAGYLLFGSSTMLVYTTGHGVHGFTLDPGIGEYLLSHEGIRIPERGKVYAVNEGNSHKWTSGVQKYVEFLKTPDKAAGRPYSGRYSGCLVADVHRILLEGGVYLYPDEVAKPEGKLRLLYEANPLGMVVEQAGGRISTGATRILDIEPKELHQRVPVIIGSRDDVETAEAFIQGRA; encoded by the coding sequence ATGGGCCAATTTCCCCTTACATTAAGCCGCTTTATCATTCGCAGTCAGGCCAGTCACCCGGGAGCGACCGGTGAATTTTCCAGCTTGCTGAGTCAGATCGGACTCGTCGGGAAAATCATCGCGCAGGATCTGCGGCGCGCCGGCCTGATCAATATCCTCGGCACAACTGGCCAAACCAATGTGCAAGGTGAAACCGTCAAGAAGTTGGACGAGATTGCCAATGACACCTTCCTTCGCGCGTTTCAGGGCAACGGTTTGGTCTGTGCGTTAGGTTCCGAAGAAATGGCGCAGATGGTGTTGCTGCCTGAGAATTGGCCTCAGGGGAAGTACATGCTGCTCTTCGATCCTCTTGATGGCTCATCCAATACCGATTGCAATATGCCCCTGGGCTCGGTTTTCTCCGTGCTGAAGCACACGCGGACCGATCGCCCTCCAATGGAGAGCGATTTGCTGAAAAAAGGGACCGAGCAAGTTGCGGCTGGATATCTATTGTTCGGATCCAGTACGATGTTAGTCTATACCACCGGACATGGTGTGCATGGGTTTACGCTCGATCCCGGCATCGGGGAATACTTGCTCTCGCATGAAGGCATTCGGATTCCCGAGCGAGGGAAAGTCTATGCGGTGAATGAGGGTAACAGCCATAAATGGACCTCTGGGGTGCAGAAGTATGTCGAGTTTCTGAAGACTCCAGACAAGGCGGCTGGCCGACCGTATAGCGGCCGTTATTCAGGGTGCCTTGTCGCAGATGTGCATCGCATCCTGCTGGAGGGGGGCGTCTACCTCTATCCGGACGAAGTGGCCAAGCCGGAAGGAAAGCTGCGGCTGCTCTATGAGGCCAATCCCTTGGGCATGGTGGTGGAACAGGCCGGAGGGCGGATCTCTACCGGTGCAACGCGAATTCTTGATATCGAGCCGAAAGAGCTTCACCAGCGGGTCCCCGTGATTATCGGCAGTCGGGATGATGTCGAAACGGCCGAGGCCTTTATTCAGGGCCGGGCGTAA
- a CDS encoding Fructose-bisphosphate aldolase class I (MaGe:77310273) has translation MADRVQEILSWYESDNAGTKANLARMLRHGKLAGTGKLVILPVDQGFEHGPARSFAPNPAGYNPHYHFQLGIDAGCNAYAAPLGFLEAGASHFAGQIPLILKLNNHDVLHDEKDPLPSVTSSVRDALRLGCAAVGFTIYPGSAHCNTMYEQLRGITEEAKASGLAVVVWSYPRGSSLSKEGETAMDVGAYAAQIAAQLGAHIIKVKLPTAHLEQAAAKKVYESTQIPIKTLAERVRHVVQCSFDGRRIVIFSGGAKSEDKNVFDEARAIRDGGGFGSIIGRNSFQRPKAEAVKFLHTIMGIYSGEIQ, from the coding sequence ATGGCAGATCGTGTACAGGAAATTCTCAGTTGGTATGAAAGTGATAATGCAGGTACGAAGGCGAATTTGGCGCGCATGTTGCGCCATGGCAAATTGGCCGGGACAGGGAAGCTCGTGATTCTTCCGGTCGATCAGGGATTCGAGCATGGGCCGGCCCGCAGCTTTGCTCCTAACCCCGCCGGGTATAATCCCCACTATCATTTTCAGCTGGGCATCGACGCGGGCTGTAATGCCTATGCCGCGCCCTTGGGGTTTCTGGAAGCGGGCGCCAGCCACTTTGCAGGCCAGATTCCATTAATCCTCAAGTTGAATAATCACGATGTGTTGCACGATGAGAAAGATCCGTTGCCGTCTGTGACGAGCAGCGTCAGAGATGCCTTGCGGTTAGGCTGTGCGGCTGTGGGATTTACGATTTATCCTGGATCGGCTCATTGCAATACCATGTATGAGCAATTGCGCGGCATTACGGAAGAAGCCAAGGCTTCCGGCCTGGCGGTTGTCGTCTGGTCCTATCCGCGCGGCTCCTCGCTCAGCAAAGAGGGGGAAACGGCGATGGATGTCGGCGCCTACGCGGCGCAGATTGCCGCGCAGCTTGGCGCTCATATCATCAAGGTCAAGTTGCCGACGGCCCATCTCGAACAGGCGGCGGCTAAGAAGGTTTATGAATCGACGCAAATCCCGATCAAAACGCTGGCAGAGCGCGTGAGACATGTGGTGCAGTGCTCGTTCGACGGCCGCCGCATCGTCATTTTCTCCGGCGGCGCCAAGAGCGAGGACAAGAACGTGTTCGATGAAGCGCGGGCCATCCGGGACGGCGGCGGGTTCGGCAGCATCATCGGACGGAACTCTTTCCAGCGTCCGAAGGCAGAGGCGGTGAAATTCCTCCACACGATTATGGGAATCTATTCGGGAGAGATTCAGTAA
- a CDS encoding putative periplasmic serine endoprotease DegP-like (Evidence 3 : Putative function from multiple computational evidences; MaGe:77310274) — protein sequence MVAAVLLTAGIIIGFVVASDLGWLSNGHAVPDNGTPPLAQPVSTAPQPVLPGMGNQTFVEIAKAVKPAVVNIYAIKSGKGDGAHATPFEDPFFRKFFGDEFFRRFEPQQPKEKKERGLGSGVIVESDGLIITNNHVVGKADEIRVTLSDKREFKAKLIGTDPKTDIAVVKIDAANLPTVAWADSDQLEVGEFVLAVGNPFGLTQTVTLGIVSALGRAAGIAEYEDFIQTDAAINPGNSGGALVNVRGELAGINTAIFSQSGGNMGIGFSVPSNMARSIMEQLVKTGKVVRGWLGVSIQELTPELAKQFGVSDTKGVLVSDVMDDSPAKKAGIERADVITEYDGKPMDSPTHLRNAVAQTPVGKKVSVKLIREKKPKTIDLSIAEQPKSMAQSGEEESAEAAAPTGILSDLDVRELTDEVAGRYGMKPSERGVVVVRVKPGSTAEETGVREGDMIIEINRQSVTSMKTYERIAAKLPKDEAVLMLLKRQGRTIYLTLRP from the coding sequence ATGGTTGCTGCGGTACTGCTTACGGCTGGGATCATCATCGGGTTTGTGGTGGCCTCCGATCTCGGCTGGTTGTCGAACGGGCATGCCGTTCCGGATAACGGGACGCCGCCACTGGCGCAGCCGGTCTCGACCGCCCCGCAACCTGTGCTGCCGGGAATGGGGAATCAGACGTTCGTCGAGATTGCCAAAGCAGTCAAACCGGCGGTCGTTAACATTTATGCGATCAAAAGCGGCAAAGGGGACGGGGCTCATGCAACACCGTTCGAAGATCCGTTTTTCCGCAAGTTTTTCGGAGATGAATTCTTCCGCCGGTTTGAGCCGCAACAGCCGAAAGAGAAGAAGGAGCGCGGGTTAGGCTCAGGCGTGATCGTCGAGTCGGATGGGTTGATCATCACGAACAATCATGTGGTCGGCAAGGCTGATGAGATTCGAGTGACGCTGTCGGATAAGCGAGAGTTCAAGGCGAAGTTGATCGGGACCGATCCCAAAACCGACATTGCGGTCGTGAAGATCGACGCGGCGAATTTGCCGACGGTCGCGTGGGCCGATTCCGATCAATTGGAGGTCGGCGAGTTTGTGCTGGCGGTGGGCAATCCGTTCGGCCTCACGCAAACGGTCACGCTGGGTATTGTCAGTGCGTTAGGGCGGGCGGCGGGCATCGCCGAGTACGAAGACTTTATTCAAACCGATGCGGCCATCAATCCGGGGAATTCCGGCGGAGCGCTCGTCAATGTGCGCGGCGAGCTGGCGGGGATCAATACCGCGATCTTCAGCCAAAGCGGCGGCAACATGGGAATCGGGTTTTCGGTGCCGAGTAATATGGCCCGCTCCATCATGGAGCAGCTGGTTAAAACTGGGAAGGTGGTCCGCGGCTGGCTGGGGGTCTCGATTCAGGAGTTGACGCCTGAACTCGCGAAGCAGTTCGGCGTCAGCGATACCAAGGGCGTGCTGGTGAGCGATGTCATGGATGACAGTCCGGCCAAGAAGGCTGGGATCGAACGCGCCGATGTCATCACCGAGTACGACGGAAAGCCGATGGACTCTCCCACGCATCTGCGGAATGCGGTCGCGCAGACGCCGGTTGGGAAGAAGGTTTCGGTCAAATTGATCCGTGAGAAGAAGCCGAAAACAATCGATCTGTCCATCGCAGAGCAGCCGAAATCCATGGCGCAATCGGGAGAGGAAGAGTCGGCTGAAGCAGCGGCGCCGACCGGAATTCTGTCGGATTTGGATGTGCGGGAATTGACCGATGAAGTGGCCGGCCGATATGGCATGAAGCCCAGTGAGCGCGGTGTCGTGGTGGTGCGGGTGAAGCCCGGCAGCACCGCCGAGGAGACGGGTGTGCGAGAAGGCGATATGATCATTGAGATCAACCGGCAATCGGTGACATCGATGAAAACATATGAGCGCATCGCGGCCAAGCTGCCGAAAGACGAGGCGGTGCTCATGCTGTTGAAGCGGCAGGGACGGACGATTTATCTGACACTCCGTCCATGA
- a CDS encoding hypothetical protein (Evidence 5 : Unknown function; MaGe:77310275), producing the protein MEPLRAPFHRFMGGNVRGIVRPYLINHFHTNTGKAEDLAHAVMDGVSDKSSVPAASTA; encoded by the coding sequence ATGGAGCCCCTCCGGGCGCCCTTTCACCGGTTTATGGGCGGGAATGTGCGAGGCATCGTCCGCCCCTATCTCATCAACCATTTTCACACTAACACTGGCAAGGCAGAGGACCTCGCTCACGCCGTCATGGACGGAGTGTCAGATAAATCGTCCGTCCCTGCCGCTTCAACAGCATGA
- a CDS encoding TRAM domain-containing protein (MaGe:77310276), whose amino-acid sequence MISRALFILLSALAGMVLFLRAENASGSFWLYGFGIGMVTGGLIVMGEYALRTLSFGIIVGATAGLAVGLVMTGLVEWVGGEIFDVQTFLFHIGGLVFLLGFPYLGLVLGARFGRERFPMPPARPSDLSAGSNSLKVLDTSVIIDGRVADLCETGFLEGTMFVPQFILHELQHIADSSDSLKRARGRRGLDVLNKIQKMADIDVQVVEEDFPNVKEVDAKLVVFAKKKGARIMTNDLNLNKVAELQGVRVLNINELCNALRPVVLPGETIRVFVLKEGKEAGQGVAYLDDGTMIVVDNARRCIGRNVDVIVTSVLQTTAGRMIFTRLKEEAEREELQVARG is encoded by the coding sequence ATGATATCGCGAGCCCTATTCATCCTTCTCAGTGCGCTGGCAGGCATGGTCCTATTCCTACGGGCCGAAAATGCCAGCGGTTCGTTCTGGTTATACGGGTTTGGAATCGGGATGGTCACCGGCGGGTTGATCGTCATGGGCGAATATGCGTTACGAACGTTGTCATTCGGTATCATTGTCGGTGCGACGGCGGGGCTGGCAGTTGGGCTGGTGATGACCGGCCTGGTCGAGTGGGTCGGCGGTGAGATCTTCGATGTCCAGACATTCCTGTTTCATATCGGTGGGCTCGTGTTTCTGCTCGGGTTTCCTTATCTTGGGCTGGTGCTAGGGGCGCGGTTCGGGCGGGAGAGGTTTCCGATGCCTCCGGCGCGGCCGTCCGATCTCTCCGCCGGTTCGAATAGTCTCAAAGTGCTCGATACGAGTGTCATTATCGATGGCCGTGTCGCGGATTTGTGTGAGACGGGATTTCTGGAAGGCACCATGTTCGTTCCGCAGTTTATCCTCCATGAGCTGCAGCATATCGCCGATTCGTCGGATTCCTTGAAGCGCGCCCGCGGCCGGCGCGGACTCGATGTGCTCAATAAGATCCAGAAAATGGCGGACATCGATGTGCAGGTTGTAGAAGAGGATTTTCCGAATGTGAAGGAAGTCGATGCGAAGCTGGTCGTCTTTGCCAAGAAGAAGGGCGCGCGCATCATGACGAACGATTTGAATTTGAATAAAGTGGCTGAGTTGCAGGGTGTGCGGGTGCTCAACATCAACGAGTTGTGCAACGCCCTGCGGCCTGTTGTATTACCGGGAGAGACCATCCGCGTCTTTGTCTTGAAGGAAGGCAAAGAGGCCGGTCAGGGGGTCGCCTATCTCGACGACGGGACCATGATTGTCGTGGACAATGCCCGACGGTGCATCGGCCGGAACGTCGATGTGATCGTCACCAGCGTTCTACAGACGACCGCTGGGCGGATGATTTTTACCAGGCTGAAAGAAGAGGCCGAGCGAGAGGAGCTGCAAGTCGCTCGTGGATAG
- a CDS encoding 2-C-methyl-D-erythritol 4-phosphate cytidylyltransferase (MaGe:77310277) translates to MDRRVVAVVPAAGKGLRMGGSVPKQFLALGGEPLVVHSLRVLQSSPCIDQIILAVPQADLDYCLNDLAVRYGFTKITKVVTGGRERQDSVRHALEHVPDETDIVVVHDAVRPFLTEKMVAEVVAAARQHGGAIIALPMRDTVKQVGAEHRIERTVDRQPLWLAQTPQAFERVRLQAAHRKAHAEAVHATDDAFLFEWAGHPVVVVEGSGENIKVTRPEDMVIGEAILGSRAAARSGGSS, encoded by the coding sequence GTGGATAGACGTGTGGTCGCGGTCGTGCCCGCCGCCGGCAAAGGGTTGCGGATGGGCGGCTCAGTGCCGAAGCAGTTTCTCGCGTTAGGCGGTGAGCCGCTCGTTGTGCATTCCCTGCGTGTGCTGCAATCCTCGCCTTGCATCGATCAGATCATCCTCGCGGTTCCGCAAGCCGATCTCGACTACTGTCTGAACGATCTGGCGGTGCGGTACGGATTCACGAAAATCACCAAAGTGGTTACGGGTGGGCGCGAACGGCAGGACTCCGTTCGGCATGCGCTCGAACATGTGCCGGATGAAACGGATATCGTTGTCGTACACGATGCGGTTCGGCCGTTTCTGACGGAGAAAATGGTCGCGGAGGTAGTGGCGGCGGCGCGCCAGCATGGCGGCGCCATCATCGCGCTGCCGATGCGCGATACTGTCAAGCAGGTTGGGGCCGAGCATCGCATTGAGCGCACCGTCGATCGTCAGCCCCTATGGCTGGCGCAAACCCCGCAGGCCTTTGAGCGAGTCCGGTTGCAAGCGGCTCACCGCAAGGCTCATGCGGAAGCCGTTCATGCGACGGACGATGCCTTTCTCTTCGAATGGGCCGGGCATCCGGTGGTCGTGGTGGAAGGCAGCGGAGAAAATATCAAAGTCACGCGGCCGGAAGATATGGTGATCGGGGAAGCGATTCTAGGTTCCCGTGCCGCTGCGCGTTCGGGAGGATCGTCATGA
- a CDS encoding Serine acetyltransferase (MaGe:77310279), with protein sequence MLKAIRQDLQAVFDRDPAATSRLEVVLTYAGFHALLIYRIAHWLKSYGVPFVPRALSQLARWLTGIEIHPSAKIGRGFFIDHGMGVVIGETAEVGDSVTLFQGVTLGGTGKERGKRHPTLGNHVVVGAGAKILGGIKIGDNVKIGANSVVIKNVPPNSTVIGVPARVIKTQGERLPDVTMDQTNLPDPISDRFIALEQELIELRKKLEARDSQLPF encoded by the coding sequence ATGCTGAAAGCGATTCGACAGGATCTCCAGGCTGTCTTCGATCGGGATCCGGCCGCCACCAGCCGGCTGGAGGTTGTGCTTACCTATGCTGGCTTTCATGCGCTGCTCATCTACCGCATCGCCCATTGGTTGAAATCGTACGGTGTGCCGTTTGTGCCGCGAGCCTTGTCGCAACTGGCCCGCTGGTTGACCGGCATCGAAATTCATCCGTCCGCCAAGATCGGCAGAGGATTTTTCATCGATCATGGAATGGGTGTTGTGATCGGCGAAACCGCCGAAGTCGGCGACTCTGTGACGCTGTTCCAGGGTGTCACGCTCGGGGGCACTGGGAAAGAGCGCGGGAAGCGGCATCCGACACTGGGCAATCACGTGGTCGTCGGCGCTGGGGCCAAGATTCTCGGCGGCATTAAAATCGGCGACAACGTTAAGATCGGCGCGAACTCCGTTGTCATTAAAAACGTCCCGCCCAATTCCACCGTCATCGGCGTGCCGGCCCGCGTCATCAAGACGCAGGGCGAACGGTTGCCCGATGTCACGATGGATCAAACCAACCTCCCCGATCCCATCAGCGACCGGTTCATCGCGCTTGAACAGGAGTTGATTGAACTCCGCAAGAAACTCGAGGCTCGCGACTCCCAGCTTCCGTTCTAG
- a CDS encoding conserved exported protein of unknown function (Evidence 4 : Unknown function but conserved in other organisms; MaGe:77310280) has translation MTKFVGMLVLMAFLSFASLQSVRADEPAPLPVRALLDAASVQNTHTVMIRGTVRKVKSFPPFMTKLCNAVHGSYEFVLEDGADAIAVEVFGVCGAQSGGDQIFDGQRVQVVGKFLIRSKGNESMPIVYTDIASVSLVQN, from the coding sequence ATGACTAAATTCGTCGGTATGCTTGTGCTGATGGCATTCCTTTCTTTCGCATCGCTGCAATCAGTGAGGGCCGATGAACCGGCTCCTCTGCCTGTTCGCGCGTTGCTTGACGCTGCATCTGTTCAAAATACCCACACAGTCATGATTCGAGGAACTGTAAGAAAGGTAAAATCCTTTCCACCGTTTATGACCAAGCTGTGCAATGCTGTGCATGGAAGTTATGAGTTTGTTTTGGAGGACGGAGCAGATGCTATCGCTGTTGAAGTGTTTGGCGTTTGCGGTGCACAGTCTGGAGGAGATCAGATATTCGATGGGCAGAGGGTTCAGGTAGTCGGAAAGTTTTTGATTAGGTCCAAAGGAAATGAAAGTATGCCGATTGTCTATACGGATATCGCGTCGGTGAGTCTAGTTCAAAATTAA
- a CDS encoding Phosphate starvation-inducible protein PsiF (MaGe:77310281), with translation MKIASLVALSLFLAVLILAPLPSDAAGQQNKMTACNKEANEKGLGEGKGEERKAFMKECLSAKPVKNAKAAQQEKMKACNKEAGEKTLKGDERKKFMSTCLSN, from the coding sequence ATGAAGATTGCCAGCCTGGTAGCTCTCTCGCTCTTTTTGGCCGTGCTCATACTGGCTCCGCTGCCCAGCGACGCCGCCGGCCAGCAAAACAAAATGACCGCGTGCAATAAGGAAGCGAACGAGAAAGGATTGGGTGAAGGGAAGGGTGAAGAACGGAAGGCCTTTATGAAGGAGTGTCTCTCCGCCAAGCCGGTGAAAAACGCGAAGGCGGCTCAGCAGGAAAAGATGAAGGCCTGCAACAAAGAGGCGGGCGAGAAAACACTGAAAGGCGACGAGCGGAAGAAATTCATGAGCACCTGTCTCTCAAACTAG
- a CDS encoding tRNA pseudouridine synthase A (MaGe:77310282), with product MPTIKLTLEYEGTQYAGWQRQPNRPTIQEAIETAIARVTQQTISVVAAGRTDAGVHAQGQVVSFRIDREMTAYEWAMALNAHLPPDISVRTVDLPPAEFHARYDAKGKLYRYRILNRSPRPALERHLLWHVYKPLDDAAMNQAAMHLIGSHDFSSFETQPTENEDPVCHLQRLVVIREGNELRIDAYADRFLKQMVRSLVGTLVEAGQGKRDPAGFPAILAARDRRAAGKTAPPQGLCLVRVDY from the coding sequence ATGCCGACTATCAAACTCACGCTCGAGTATGAAGGGACGCAGTACGCCGGCTGGCAGCGCCAGCCCAATCGACCCACGATCCAAGAGGCCATCGAAACCGCAATCGCACGTGTGACGCAACAAACGATCTCCGTCGTCGCTGCGGGGCGCACCGACGCCGGCGTGCATGCGCAGGGACAAGTCGTCAGCTTTCGCATCGACCGGGAGATGACGGCCTATGAATGGGCCATGGCATTGAACGCCCATCTTCCCCCAGACATTTCGGTCCGCACCGTCGATCTTCCTCCGGCCGAGTTCCATGCCCGCTACGACGCGAAAGGCAAGCTCTACCGATACCGAATTCTCAACCGCTCTCCCCGCCCCGCGCTGGAGCGGCACCTGCTCTGGCATGTCTATAAGCCGCTGGACGATGCGGCGATGAACCAAGCGGCGATGCATCTCATCGGCTCACACGACTTCTCCTCATTCGAAACACAGCCGACCGAGAACGAAGACCCAGTCTGCCACCTCCAACGCCTCGTCGTCATTCGCGAGGGCAACGAACTCCGTATCGATGCCTATGCCGACCGCTTTTTAAAACAGATGGTCCGCAGCCTCGTGGGCACCTTAGTCGAAGCCGGCCAGGGCAAACGCGATCCTGCCGGCTTTCCAGCCATTCTTGCCGCGCGCGATCGCCGCGCGGCCGGTAAAACCGCTCCACCACAGGGGCTCTGCCTCGTCCGCGTCGATTACTGA
- a CDS encoding N-acetylmuramoyl-L-alanine amidase (MaGe:77310283) has product MRLRFWQAFPSHVFLASLCLLALTLSLLPARIDHAFAAASDTRSHRPHKNKTKGTPAAMMPATVRNFRIFSTPERTRLVLDLDRQTKVTELKSADSDAVVIRLPHAAMSQSAKHRLDRGIIPAPFQVSQTADGAVTVTLPGRAIRGYKQFSLENPARLVVDVIPGLAIPESPTPNPTPVSPATFEPPPQPTIPQAKSFKTIVIDPGHGGKDPGARGARGTEEKDITLKVALRLRDLLSKQPGLRVLMTRDQDVFIELEERAKFANSHGADLFVSIHVNSHPSRAIKGIEIYHFGEAKDQRALEVAARENGTPLNSTGAGVEYLLADLLTSKKIEESMELAWTAKESLVTQMSGRYHIIDHGVKTAPFYVLRYTSMPSILAEIAYISNPSEEDLLRKSPFIRDVADSLLNGVTTFLAAGKQTAR; this is encoded by the coding sequence ATGCGATTACGATTCTGGCAGGCTTTCCCATCCCATGTTTTTCTTGCATCCCTGTGCCTGCTAGCGCTCACCCTGAGTCTCTTGCCCGCACGCATCGATCATGCGTTTGCCGCCGCCTCTGACACCCGCTCTCACCGCCCTCACAAAAACAAAACGAAAGGCACTCCCGCCGCGATGATGCCGGCCACGGTCAGGAACTTTCGCATCTTCTCGACGCCTGAGCGCACCAGACTCGTGCTCGATCTGGATCGCCAGACGAAAGTCACCGAGCTCAAATCGGCGGATTCCGATGCGGTCGTCATTCGGCTCCCTCATGCGGCCATGAGCCAGTCGGCCAAACACCGGCTCGACCGTGGCATTATTCCCGCCCCGTTTCAGGTTTCACAAACCGCCGACGGCGCGGTCACCGTAACCTTGCCTGGGCGCGCCATCCGCGGCTATAAACAGTTCTCGCTCGAGAACCCGGCCCGGCTGGTGGTCGACGTGATTCCGGGTCTTGCCATTCCAGAGTCCCCTACACCGAACCCAACTCCGGTCTCTCCGGCCACCTTCGAACCTCCGCCGCAGCCAACCATCCCGCAAGCAAAGTCGTTCAAGACGATCGTGATCGACCCAGGCCACGGCGGGAAAGATCCCGGTGCGCGCGGTGCGCGCGGCACGGAGGAAAAGGACATTACGCTGAAAGTGGCGTTGCGGCTCCGCGACCTGCTGAGTAAACAACCGGGCCTGCGGGTACTGATGACGCGCGATCAGGATGTTTTCATCGAATTAGAAGAACGAGCAAAATTCGCTAACAGCCATGGCGCCGATCTCTTCGTCTCCATCCATGTCAATTCCCACCCCTCGCGGGCAATCAAAGGCATCGAGATCTACCACTTCGGAGAGGCCAAGGATCAACGGGCCCTGGAAGTGGCGGCGCGCGAGAACGGAACGCCGTTGAACAGCACCGGCGCAGGAGTGGAATACTTGCTCGCGGACCTGCTCACTTCGAAGAAGATCGAAGAGTCGATGGAACTGGCCTGGACCGCAAAAGAATCTCTGGTGACCCAGATGAGCGGCCGTTATCACATCATCGACCATGGAGTGAAGACCGCGCCGTTTTATGTCCTCCGCTACACCAGCATGCCGAGCATTCTGGCGGAGATTGCCTATATCTCCAATCCGTCCGAAGAAGACTTACTGCGAAAGAGCCCGTTCATCCGCGATGTCGCCGACTCGCTACTGAACGGCGTGACCACGTTCCTGGCCGCCGGCAAACAGACCGCGCGATAA
- a CDS encoding hypothetical protein (Evidence 4 : Unknown function but conserved in other organisms; MaGe:77310284), whose translation MAMHLIIDGYNLLGAQAAGFASAKSEMARESLLRDLAAYRHRKGHALTVVFDGWQQGHSVEHREHRAGVQVIYSRKGEKADQVIQRLAREYGSDCAVVSSDHEIVATARAHGATVMTAQLFISKLASIGLSSGPIQGKELDLGEDERPSRGPGKKGNPKKLPKAMRERNRQLKRF comes from the coding sequence ATGGCGATGCACCTGATCATCGATGGCTATAACCTGCTTGGGGCGCAAGCTGCGGGGTTTGCTTCGGCGAAGTCGGAGATGGCTCGCGAGTCGTTACTGCGCGATTTGGCGGCCTATCGGCACCGCAAGGGCCATGCCCTGACGGTGGTGTTCGATGGCTGGCAACAGGGGCATTCGGTTGAACATCGCGAGCATCGAGCCGGTGTTCAGGTAATTTATTCGAGAAAAGGCGAGAAGGCGGATCAAGTCATTCAGCGGCTCGCGCGCGAGTACGGATCGGATTGCGCCGTCGTCAGTTCCGATCACGAGATTGTCGCGACGGCCCGGGCGCATGGCGCAACCGTCATGACCGCGCAGTTGTTTATAAGCAAACTGGCATCGATCGGGTTGTCATCAGGCCCGATCCAGGGCAAAGAACTGGATTTAGGAGAGGATGAGCGGCCCAGCCGAGGACCGGGGAAGAAGGGCAATCCGAAGAAGCTGCCGAAGGCGATGCGGGAACGGAACCGTCAGCTCAAGCGATTCTGA
- a CDS encoding putative metal-dependent hydrolase YabD (MaGe:77310285), with the protein MLIDTHTHLDDARYNDDRETMIARAREAGVDRFITIGCDLATSQSAVALADRHDVVYAAIGVHPHEVKHIQDTWYDEFRRLAKNRKVVAYGEIGLDYHYNHSSPEEQRDRFREQIQLAHELRLPVIIHTREADADTVSILKEEKASEVGGVFHCFSGDAALAKEALDLGFYLSFSGIVTFPKAQALRDIAKTVPLDRLLIETDCPYLTPVPYRGKRNEPAYVAQVAQQLAAIRTDEPGMSLEKIALATTRNAKRLFNLA; encoded by the coding sequence ATGCTCATCGACACCCACACCCATCTCGACGACGCGCGCTACAACGATGACCGCGAGACGATGATCGCGCGGGCGCGCGAAGCCGGCGTGGACCGCTTCATCACCATCGGCTGCGACCTTGCCACGAGTCAATCCGCCGTCGCACTAGCCGATCGGCACGATGTCGTGTATGCCGCCATCGGCGTGCATCCGCATGAGGTGAAACACATCCAAGACACCTGGTACGACGAATTCCGCCGGCTCGCCAAGAACAGGAAAGTCGTGGCCTATGGCGAGATCGGGCTGGATTACCACTACAACCACTCCTCGCCGGAAGAACAGCGGGACCGGTTTCGCGAACAGATCCAACTCGCGCACGAACTCCGGCTGCCCGTGATCATTCACACGCGGGAAGCCGACGCGGACACCGTCTCGATTTTGAAAGAAGAGAAGGCCTCAGAGGTCGGCGGGGTGTTTCACTGCTTTTCCGGAGATGCGGCGCTCGCGAAGGAGGCGCTCGATCTGGGATTCTACCTGTCGTTTTCCGGCATCGTAACCTTCCCCAAAGCGCAGGCGCTGCGGGACATCGCGAAAACCGTTCCGCTAGACCGGCTCTTGATCGAGACCGACTGTCCCTATCTGACACCGGTGCCCTATCGCGGGAAACGAAATGAACCGGCCTATGTCGCGCAGGTCGCGCAACAGCTAGCAGCGATTCGCACGGACGAACCCGGCATGTCACTTGAGAAGATCGCTCTCGCCACCACTCGCAATGCGAAGCGGCTGTTCAATCTGGCGTGA